A region of the Microcystis aeruginosa FD4 genome:
ATTAACTAATATCAAAGAAATTCAAGCCCAGGGTATTGATGCCACCCACTTAGTTAATGTGGGGGTGCAGTGTTCTTTGCGTCAATTACTTGAACACGGATTTTTCCATGCGGATCCCCATCCGGGTAATTTATTAGCGACTCCCGACGGTAAATTAGCTTATCTTGATTTCGGCATGATGAGCAATATTGAACCCTATCAACGCTACGGTTTAATCGAAGCGGTGGTGCATTTAGTCAACCGGGATTTTGAGTCTTTGGCCAAGGATTACGTTAAGTTAGACTTCCTGTCACCAACTACCAATTTAGAGCCAATTGTTCCCGCTTTTTCGGAAGTTTTTGGTAATGCTTTAGGGGCAAGTGTGGCAGAATTAAACTTTAAAAGTATCACCGATAAAATGTCGGCGATGATGTATGAGTTTCCCTTTCGAGTTCCCGCCTATTATGCCCTGATTATTCGCTCGATGGTGACTTTAGAGGGAATAGCGATTGGCATCGATCCTAATTTTAAGGTACTGAGTAAAGCCTATCCTTATATTGCTAAACGTCTGCTCACCGATCCTTCCACGGAGTTGCGAGATTCCCTACGGGATTTATTGTTTAAAGACGGTACTTTTCGCTGGAATAGATTAGAAAATCTCTTGCGTAATGCTAAAGATTCTAATGATTTTAACTTCGAGAAAGTCACCGATCAAGCGTTAGATTTTCTCCTTTCAGACAGGGGTATATTTATCCGTGAAAAATTAGTAAATGAGTTAGTAAATACCCTCGATAACTTCGGCCGTCGAACTTGGTTTAATCTCACGGTTAATTTCCGGCAACAGGTGGGTTTAGCCGTGCAAGAAACTCCCCCAGAATTGTTAGGTGATGCTAAGAGTTTTGAGCATCTTCGCAACATCTTTAGTATTTTACAGGAAACAAAAGGATTCGATGCCATGGCTATGGTGCCAGTGATTACTAAACTAATCGCTAAACCGGAAACCCAACAGATGGGACAAAAAATTGCTGAAGGTTTGCTACAAAAATCCCTAGCGCGTTTAATTCGTTACCTAGTTCTCGAATTTGATACACCAAATCATCAGCAAAATGGAGAATTATCGAAAGCTTTACCCGCTGCCGATTAACCTCTGTTCGGAGTTCCACCGACTGCTCAAAATCAGAGGATTTCCCACAATAAATGCCGTGAAATAAATTTCGCGGCTCAGAGAAAAACGCTAAACTGTTTTTAAAGTTTTTTTATCCTAACTGGTTAACGGGGTTTAAAGGTGACTTGTAAACCGTCACGAGGATGGGGAGTGGGGATAGTGGTGAGGGTGATATCTTGATTGGGGAGTAATTGCCAATCGTATTTTTCTACTAAACGGACGGCTAAAATTTTCATCTCTAAACGAGCGAATTCTTTGCCAATACATTCGCGCAATCCCGCACCAAAAGGGATATATCCGTAGGGTTTTTCGTCAGCTAAAAAGCGATCGGGATCGAAGGTTTCAGGATGAGAATAAATACTATTATCTTTATGGGTATTGCTGATTTGATACTGCACTACCCATCCTTTCGGCAAATGATAACCGTTAAATTGACAGTCTTCTATTACCCGACGGAATCCTCCTCCCACGGGGGGAGTAAAACGTAAAACTTCTTTTAAAACGCAATCTAAATAGGTCATCTGTTTGAGGGTATCGACGCTTAGAGGAGTCGATAGATCAAAATTAGTTATTTCCTCCAAGACAAGCTGAAAAATATCGGGATGCAGTGCCATTTGTAGACAGAAAGTGGCGATAGCGGAGGTTAAAGTTTCATGACCAGCAAAGAGTAATAATAGCACTTGATCCTTTAATTCCGCTAAGGATAAACTTTGACCGTTTTCGTCTTTAGCTTGTAAAAGGATAGCAAGAGCATCTTGGCCGGGGTCATCATTTTTTTGTCTTTCTAAAATGATAGTTTCGATCGCTTGCAGTAATTCTTCTCGACAGCGTAATGCTTTGCCGAAAGCTGTCCAGGGAAGGGGAAGGGGAAGGGTAAATAGTCCCGCACACCAAGTATCAAAAGCTTCCCCTAATTTGGTAGCAGAACCCTGGTCAAGACCGACAAATAATTTACAGGCGATATCGAGAGTATAGTCTCTTAATTCAGGATACCATGACAGGGTTTTTGCAGTTTGCCAACGCTCTAAATAGTGAGCGGTAATTGTTTCTACCGTAGGGATATAACTTGCTATGGCCCGGGGTTGAAAAGCTTGATAGATTAAACGACGACGGGAAGCGTGAACATCTCCCGTATGCACCGCTAAAGATGCGCTACCTAGGAGAGTTCTGGTACTTTTAGGCCAAGTTGCCGCAAAGTATTTATTCTCGTTGCTGAGGAGAAACCGGTTAGCTTCGGCACCGGATAAAATAATCGTGGGACTGCCAAAAATATGAGTACGGAAAAGTTGACCATATTTATTATGACGTTTACTGGCAAAATCCCCATCGGTCAAAAAAGCGATTGTTTCTCCTAATAGGGGTAATCCGAAACTGCCGGGGGGTAAGGGTATATCTTTGCTTATAGTCATCGCTGCCTCTAGGGTAAAACTAATTATTTGCCGTCGATCAACCCTGTTTATTCTAACCTAAAGCGCCGGAGACTTCATCCCCTAATCTAGCCTAGTAATTAGCGATCGCATTTGACCAAGGTAAGTATTTAAGCAAAATTAATTACAGATCTCACCAGTCAGTCAACAGTGAGAATTGCCGCCAATTGACATTTTTTAAGATCACCGCCATAATTACCCATTGCTGATAGTAATTCGCGGCAAACGATGCTTAAAACCGCAGAGAATTTCCCAAGATATCGTACCTAAATCCCGCGCCCAATCGTCGGCGGTGATGCACTGTGGGCCGTCTTTACCGATAAGTGTGACGATTTCCCCTGTTTTTACCTCTGGAATCTCGCTCACGTCAATCATTAACTGATCCATGGTTATCGCGCCGATTTGGGGTACTAAACGTCCTCTCAGGGATACTTTTAAACGATTGGAGAGATTGCGGGGAATTCCATCGGCGTAACCGATACCGACCACAGCAATACGGGTGTCTTTTGCCGCTATGTACTGATGACCATAACTCACTCCGGAGCCGGCGGCAATGGTTTTGACTTGGGCAATGCGCGCTTTTACTTGCAGCACCGGTTGCAAAGGGACTTTATCGGTGAGATGATCGGCGGGATAAAGACCGTAGAGAGCTAATCCGACTCTAACTCGATCGTAGTGCAGAGATCGATCGGTTAGGGTAGCGGCAGAGTTGGCTAAATGCAGACAGGGGGGATGATAACCTTTTGCTCTTAACTCGGCGATCGCTTGTTGGAATCTTTGCCGTTGCAACTGCATGATTTCGGGATTGGGATCGTCAGCCGTGGCAAAATGCGAGTATATGCTGGCAATTTTCAGGTTAGGAGCCTCTAAAACCTGTTCGACGAATTTGGTGCCGTTCTGCCATGCTGTACCCAAGCGAGACATCCCCGTATCTAATTTGATATGAACCGGCAGCCGCTGCTCTAAGCGTCTCATAACGGTGGCAAAAATTTGCACCTGTTCGATTTGTACCAGGGTGGGTTGCAATTGCCAATGGGCTAAGGCTGCCACTTCTTCTGGGGTATTGACTGCCCCTAAAATCATAATTGGGGCAACGATTCCCGCTTCCCGTAGTTCGATACCTTCCCCGATAGTCGCGATGGCTAAAGATTGCGCTCCGGCTTCTAAAACGCTGTTAGCCACCTTAACTGCCCCGTGTCCGTAAGCATCGGCTTTAATTACCGCCATTAATTCCGTTTTTGGGGCTAATAAAGCCTTGACTTTTCGCACGTTTTGTTGTAATGCCGAGCGATCAATCTCTACCCAAGCACGATAGCGAATTACTTCCGACAATTGATAATCATGACGGTTTTTGGGGGGATTGATGATTTTCGGTTCGATGCTAAACACCACTCGCTCACTCCTTTGCACACATAACCCAATTTATACCAAAAGAAAACCGAGAGGGCTAGGAAAGAAGCCTGAAACTCCTCGGTATTTCCCCCTTTTTCCCTGTGGAATATGGGCTTTAAGATGAATGGGCTGTTAGGAAGTTCCCCAAAAAATGGTTCTTCGGTTTTTGTTATGCAATGGACGGGGTTACAAGGGATGAAACCCTTATATAGAAAGACATTGCTGCGATTTTGGCCAATTAAGTGGGTGGGTGGAATTAAATATAAGATGAACCTAGATTGGGCTTCGGCCGTGAGCTTTTGCCGAACGGTTGAAGCATGAAACCCAACGCCCGCATAGTTTACGCTACTGCTAATCCATCCTACAAATAATTGTGCCTCCCTACTTATTTTCGATCTAGAACGAACTAATCAATTAAGTCTCTTGCCAGATAAGGATTTAGTCGATTTATGCCCCCCGATCGAACCATACCAAGTAACGAAGAACCACTTTTTTAACCAAATCGCGCATGGTTTCTAATACCAAATTTCTAAATCCATGACAGACATCCACGCTCGAATGCTTGCCAAGCCTGCATTCGTTGTGACGCGAATAAAGAAAAATGGTATCCTATTGGTGATTTTCT
Encoded here:
- a CDS encoding ABC1 kinase family protein, producing the protein MSEQMISPEMQTEEAITVEVQPVHIPEEHREDIGPMDDNVAESWRYNPQVINDYYRRRPLEVVGRLIEIALPVLSFVIGIWWDKLRGKSPKNEIRRAVQLREMLTKLGPTYIKIGQALSTRPDLVPPLYLEELTTLQDQIPSFPNEIAYRFIEEELGYSPEEIYAELSPNPIAAASLGQVYKGKLKTGERVAVKVQRPDLIRCITLDVYIMRSLATWAKSNIKRLRSDLVAITDELASRIFEEINYLHEGQNAEKFAQLYGHIAEIYIPKIYWKYTGRRVLTMEWVDGTKLTNIKEIQAQGIDATHLVNVGVQCSLRQLLEHGFFHADPHPGNLLATPDGKLAYLDFGMMSNIEPYQRYGLIEAVVHLVNRDFESLAKDYVKLDFLSPTTNLEPIVPAFSEVFGNALGASVAELNFKSITDKMSAMMYEFPFRVPAYYALIIRSMVTLEGIAIGIDPNFKVLSKAYPYIAKRLLTDPSTELRDSLRDLLFKDGTFRWNRLENLLRNAKDSNDFNFEKVTDQALDFLLSDRGIFIREKLVNELVNTLDNFGRRTWFNLTVNFRQQVGLAVQETPPELLGDAKSFEHLRNIFSILQETKGFDAMAMVPVITKLIAKPETQQMGQKIAEGLLQKSLARLIRYLVLEFDTPNHQQNGELSKALPAAD
- the alr gene encoding alanine racemase; this translates as MVFSIEPKIINPPKNRHDYQLSEVIRYRAWVEIDRSALQQNVRKVKALLAPKTELMAVIKADAYGHGAVKVANSVLEAGAQSLAIATIGEGIELREAGIVAPIMILGAVNTPEEVAALAHWQLQPTLVQIEQVQIFATVMRRLEQRLPVHIKLDTGMSRLGTAWQNGTKFVEQVLEAPNLKIASIYSHFATADDPNPEIMQLQRQRFQQAIAELRAKGYHPPCLHLANSAATLTDRSLHYDRVRVGLALYGLYPADHLTDKVPLQPVLQVKARIAQVKTIAAGSGVSYGHQYIAAKDTRIAVVGIGYADGIPRNLSNRLKVSLRGRLVPQIGAITMDQLMIDVSEIPEVKTGEIVTLIGKDGPQCITADDWARDLGTISWEILCGFKHRLPRITISNG
- a CDS encoding cytochrome P450, with translation MTISKDIPLPPGSFGLPLLGETIAFLTDGDFASKRHNKYGQLFRTHIFGSPTIILSGAEANRFLLSNENKYFAATWPKSTRTLLGSASLAVHTGDVHASRRRLIYQAFQPRAIASYIPTVETITAHYLERWQTAKTLSWYPELRDYTLDIACKLFVGLDQGSATKLGEAFDTWCAGLFTLPLPLPWTAFGKALRCREELLQAIETIILERQKNDDPGQDALAILLQAKDENGQSLSLAELKDQVLLLLFAGHETLTSAIATFCLQMALHPDIFQLVLEEITNFDLSTPLSVDTLKQMTYLDCVLKEVLRFTPPVGGGFRRVIEDCQFNGYHLPKGWVVQYQISNTHKDNSIYSHPETFDPDRFLADEKPYGYIPFGAGLRECIGKEFARLEMKILAVRLVEKYDWQLLPNQDITLTTIPTPHPRDGLQVTFKPR